The Saprospiraceae bacterium genome includes the window ATCGAAAACCTGGACACCTTACCATCGTTATCCTCGCTCGACCTGAGTTCCAACCAAATCACGAAAATCGAAAACCTGGACACCTTACCATCGTTATCCTGGCTCTACCTGAGTGGCAACCAAATCACGAAAATCGAAAACCTGGACACCTTACCATCGTTATCCTCGCTCGACCTGAGTTCCAACCAAATCACGAAAATCGAAAACCTGGCCACCTTACCATCGTTATCCTCGCTCTACCTGAGGTCCAACCAAATCACGAAAATCGAAAACCTGGACACCTTACCATCGTTATCCTCGCTCTCCCTGAGTTCCAACCAAATCACGAAAATCGAAAACCTGGACACCTTACCATCGTTATCCTCGCTCTCCCTGAGTTCCAACCAAATCACGAAAATCGAAAACCTGGACACCTTACCATCGTTATCCTCGCTCTACCTGAATTCCAACCAAATCACGAAAATCGAAAACCTGGACACCTTACCATCGTTATCCTCGCTCTCCCTGAGTTCCAACCAAATCACGAAAATCGAAAACCTCGATTCTCTTTTTCATTTAAAAATACTCCAGACTACAAATAATAAAGCAGTTCGTTTTTCTATGAATCAGGACCTTTTAGCTTCCTTGATTTCGATTAACTTAGCAAGTAATAGTTTTGGAAATTTAGCCTCAGAAATAACGAATCAGGATAATTGCATTATTGACCTGCGCAACTGGCTCAAAGACTTAGACTACAGCAATGAACCAAGTTATGAAGTTAAACTAATCCTCGCGGGTAATGGTCGAGTTGGCAAAACCAGTCTCCTGAAACGCTTCTTTGAAAACACTTTTGATCCTGATCAAAAATCCACTCATGGTATCCAGTTATATAATAAAGTTTTTCAGCAAAAAAAGGAAGAAAATCAAATAATCCCTTTAAGTATCAATGCCTGGGATTTTGGTGGCCAGGAAATCTACCACGCAACCCACCGTCTTTTTATGCAATCCCGGGCCTTGTACCTGGTCGTTTGGGATGAAAAAACAGAAGAAGCCAAAAATGCAACAGAAGAAATCGATGGCGAGGAGGTAGCGTTTGACAATTATACCCTTCCCTATTGGCTAAATAAAGCTAGAGCGCTTAGCTTAAATAGCCCATTACTAACGATTAAAAACAAAATTGATATTCTAAATAAAAAACAGACGCTTCCTGATCATGCTAATCAATTAGAAAAAAAATACAACATAAAAGACTTTATCCCCGCTAGTGCTGCTGAAGAAAAATTATTCCGGAGGTTAAGAAATAGCATCATTGAGGAATTAATGGATATGCCTGAAATAGGTATGGCAATCCCCACTCAATGGATGAATGTAAAACGGCAACTTATCCAATGGAAGAAAGACGGGAAGCGCACCATAACGTTTGATGAATATGAAAGCCTATGCCAAAACGAAGCATTAAGTACGGGGTCCACTGAAACGCTAATTCGCTTCCTTAACAACACTGGCACTCTTTTCTACCAAAGGGATGTGTTTAATAACAAAATTGTATTGGATCAAAAATGGGCATTGGATGGCATCTATCTCATTTTTAAGCGGGACTGGGTGTATCATATGCTCAAAGTAGCCAAGGGGCTCACTACCTTAAAGATATTAGCCGGTCCTTGGAAAGACTATAGTCTCGAAGATCGAAAGATTTTTTTGTCCATGATGACTAGCTGTGAAATCTGTTTTGAAATAGCAAAAGAAGATGATGATGTAAAATACCTGATCCCCGAATATTTACCCGAAGAACCCGATTCTCTCCTCAAAGATTTTTGGGAAGAAAAGGCAAAAAATGAAATTTTTCTGGAATATT containing:
- a CDS encoding COR domain-containing protein encodes the protein MNQDLLASLISINLASNSFGNLASEITNQDNCIIDLRNWLKDLDYSNEPSYEVKLILAGNGRVGKTSLLKRFFENTFDPDQKSTHGIQLYNKVFQQKKEENQIIPLSINAWDFGGQEIYHATHRLFMQSRALYLVVWDEKTEEAKNATEEIDGEEVAFDNYTLPYWLNKARALSLNSPLLTIKNKIDILNKKQTLPDHANQLEKKYNIKDFIPASAAEEKLFRRLRNSIIEELMDMPEIGMAIPTQWMNVKRQLIQWKKDGKRTITFDEYESLCQNEALSTGSTETLIRFLNNTGTLFYQRDVFNNKIVLDQKWALDGIYLIFKRDWVYHMLKVAKGLTTLKILAGPWKDYSLEDRKIFLSMMTSCEICFEIAKEDDDVKYLIPEYLPEEPDSLLKDFWEEKAKNEIFLEYWYPFFHSAFMVRFISKAGRLAEHSDRIWKRGIWITYKGTDALIEAFPRNHYISIRVKGKDPDDLLTRIHKTFTEIYYDSKEVNIKVGLSDGGLVEYKNIKDWQEGKHLFDQDHRAADIDRYNFFKAIIDPEEEKGKLKNLAAIVPAPIVISKDAGVFEMNRSVVKKVAKELKELTVEDLDSALNQGRDIINGESDFYNAIIQLNRQLREIKMKKIKDMISEDQATTARNKVADSFMDLMDSLEVEDLLKAETEAFLRKN